CTCATCGAGCCCCTGGCTGATAAAGTGATCCTCGCCCACCCTGGTAAATTGCGGGTCATCGCTGAGTCCACGCGGAAAAGCGATCGTCTCGATGCTCAGGTTCTGGCCGAGTTTCTGTCAAGAGACATGGTACCAGCCTCGTATCGCCCAACCCCTCGGCAACGCGATCACCGCGGCCTGGTACGTCAGCGGAGCTCTATTCAACGCCGGATTACTTCGGTCAAGAATCGCATGCGACGG
This portion of the Gimesia chilikensis genome encodes:
- a CDS encoding IS110 family transposase gives rise to the protein LIEPLADKVILAHPGKLRVIAESTRKSDRLDAQVLAEFLSRDMVPASYRPTPRQRDHRGLVRQRSSIQRRITSVKNRMRRIMSNYNADRPDLFRKAGQEYVSSYPLSAADRICMNQLTSEWLFFLQQLKSANQALVDFAGT